AGCTCTTCGCTCACCTCTCGTTCGACAGCTGCCCTGTGCGATTCACCGAACTCGACGCTGCCCCCGATGAGCCGATGGAATCCGCTCGGATTCTCTGCCGTCGGCGCATTGAGACTTACCGCGTGCGCGGTGCCCTCAGCATTTGGCGCAATGAGCATGGCCTTCACCCGGATGCGGCTTCGATCGATCGACATCCGATCATGTTATGCCAGACGGGCACACACGACGACAAGGCCGGATCCTTTCGGTGCAGAGCCTTTCGGTCTCGACGTGAGAAGAGTCGCTTGACCCTCACGCGACGTCAGGCTTCACGATTGTCGGCATGACACACACAACCGACGACGCACCGTTCTACAACGCATTCGAGATCAGCCCTGTCCCGCCGCCGGGGCCGGACGCGACGCCGCCTGACCTCTACCGCGGCATCTACGGCATGCCCATGTTCGTGACGATTCCGACGGCTGACCTGGCAGCATCCGTCGATTTCTGGACCCGAGGACTCGGCTTCATCGATCTCTTCATGACGCCGGGCGTCATGTCGCACATGCGGCGGTGGGCCTTTCAAGACGCACTGCTCGTGGCGGGAGAACCCGCGGATGGTGAGCCGGCCATGACCGTAAGCTTCTCGTGCGTGCTCAGCGAGCTCGACGCGATCGCCGACGCCTGCGAGAAGCTCGTTCCCGGCTGTACGACCGGACCCCGCGCCATGCCGTGGCCCACGGTCGACCTCGAGGTGCGAACCCCCGAGAACACGCGCGTGATCATCACCGCCGCGAGAGGCGTCGACCCGCGCAGCGACGAAGCCCAGGCCCTGCGCGAGGCCGGGTACGGGGTTCCCGACGCCGACGAGGAGGCGTAAGACTGGATGCTGTGAGCACACACTCCCGTGACGAGGCCGCCGTGAGCGGCCTCACCGTGGGTGCCGTGGCACACCGCACGGGAGTAACCGTACGCACTCTGCACCACTGGGACGACATCGGCCTCGTGACTCCAAGCGCACGGTCGAGCGCGGGGTACCGGCAGTACGGCCCTCGAGATCTCGCGCGCGTGCACCGCGTGCTGATCTACCGCGAGCTCGGGCTGCCCCTCGAGAGCATTCGCGAGGTCCTCAACTCTGACGCGACACTGTCGGCGGCCACGCTTCGCGCCCAGCGCGACCAGCTGGAGCAGCGCATCGCCGACCTGCAGAGCATGCAACGTGCGCTCGATCGCATGATCGGTGCCGTTGACGAGGGAATCCTGCTCTCGGCCGATGAGCAGCTGCGTATCTTCGGCGAGACGTGGGATCCTGCGTGGACGAAGCAGGCCCGCGATACCTGGGGCGACACCGAGCAGTGGGCGCAGTACGCCGAGCGCGCGGCGAATCGTGACACGCGCGATTGGGAGGAGATCGCCGAGCAGACGCGCCGGCTCGACACCATGCTCGCCGACGCGATGCGCCGCGGCGTACGGGCAGGCATGAGCGAAGCAAACGAGCTCGCCGAGGCGCACAGGCGGTCGATGAGCCGGTACTTCGACTGCAGCGTCTCGATGCACGTGTGCATTGGGCGGCGGTGCGCCAGTGACCCGGACTTTCGCGCCCACTTCGACACCATTGCGCCCGGCCTCGCCGTGTGGCTGCGCGACGTCATTGACGCGAACGCCCGCGAGCACGGCGTCGATCCCGACAGCGCCACCTGGGAGTAGTGACTCCTGCGAGCATCGAGGTTGCTGCAAGCGCGCGGCGATGTCGCACGAGCACGATACGCTGACGGAAAGCTCACGAGAGAGGACCGCCGTGGCAGAACCTAGCGACGCTTCGCCCCAGGAGGGAATCGTCGTCGACGGTGTCGCTCGGTCATTCGGCCGCGTTCACGCTGTTCGCCAAGCGAGTTTCACCGTGCCTCACGGGAGCATCACGGGGCTCGTCGGGCCCAACGGAGCAGGCAAGACGACACTTCTGCTCATGCTCGCCACCTTGCTGCGGCCGGATTCCGGCAGCATCCATGTCGCCGGAGCCGACCCCGTCGCTGACCCTGTTGCGGTGCGTTCGCGCATCGGGTGGATGCCAGACAGTCTCGGCACCTGGTCGTCGCTGAGTCCCCGCACGGCGCTCAAAACGATCGGCCGCATGTACGGCCTCAGCGCGCAGGCGTCCCGCGAGCGCGCGGCAGAGTTGCTCGACACCGTGGGACTCGCTCCCCTCGCCGATCAGCCGGCGCGCGTTCTCTCGCGCGGGCAGAAGCAGCGCCTCAGCCTCGCTCGCGCCATCGTTCACTCGCCGCGCGTGCTGCTCCTCGACGAACCCGCATCAGGACTCGATCCCGTTGCCCGCGCCGAGCTTCGCACGCTGCTGCGCCGCATCGCCGACGACGGTGCGGCCATCCTGGTCTCGAGTCACGAGCTCGCCGAGCTCGAAGAGATCTCGGATGCCGCCGTCTACATGTCCGCTGGCGTGACGGCCTCGAGCGAGGCAGTCTCGCGCGCGGCCACAACGGCTCGGCAGTGGCGCATTCGAACGCTCGAGGCAGCGCCGCTCGTGCAGACGCTGCAGCAGATCGGCGTCACCCCAGAAAACATCGCCTCCGACAACCGAGGAACCCTCG
This DNA window, taken from Paramicrobacterium agarici, encodes the following:
- a CDS encoding MerR family transcriptional regulator, whose product is MSTHSRDEAAVSGLTVGAVAHRTGVTVRTLHHWDDIGLVTPSARSSAGYRQYGPRDLARVHRVLIYRELGLPLESIREVLNSDATLSAATLRAQRDQLEQRIADLQSMQRALDRMIGAVDEGILLSADEQLRIFGETWDPAWTKQARDTWGDTEQWAQYAERAANRDTRDWEEIAEQTRRLDTMLADAMRRGVRAGMSEANELAEAHRRSMSRYFDCSVSMHVCIGRRCASDPDFRAHFDTIAPGLAVWLRDVIDANAREHGVDPDSATWE
- a CDS encoding VOC family protein; protein product: MTHTTDDAPFYNAFEISPVPPPGPDATPPDLYRGIYGMPMFVTIPTADLAASVDFWTRGLGFIDLFMTPGVMSHMRRWAFQDALLVAGEPADGEPAMTVSFSCVLSELDAIADACEKLVPGCTTGPRAMPWPTVDLEVRTPENTRVIITAARGVDPRSDEAQALREAGYGVPDADEEA
- a CDS encoding ABC transporter ATP-binding protein, translating into MAEPSDASPQEGIVVDGVARSFGRVHAVRQASFTVPHGSITGLVGPNGAGKTTLLLMLATLLRPDSGSIHVAGADPVADPVAVRSRIGWMPDSLGTWSSLSPRTALKTIGRMYGLSAQASRERAAELLDTVGLAPLADQPARVLSRGQKQRLSLARAIVHSPRVLLLDEPASGLDPVARAELRTLLRRIADDGAAILVSSHELAELEEISDAAVYMSAGVTASSEAVSRAATTARQWRIRTLEAAPLVQTLQQIGVTPENIASDNRGTLVSVTGEADAAQLLNALVAAGAPVTSFAPAVGEFEHTFRDLTQSSAVHQHPHPDDSGGAQ